A genome region from Defluviimonas aquaemixtae includes the following:
- a CDS encoding alpha/beta hydrolase, whose translation MSLRLRLLKLMIRTIVKPRLRATRDPLTARREFEFSARRLLAGPRGTAMQRIAADPPVPPLTWFTPDRVEPSAALLYFHGGGYTAGSPMTHRGIICRLARRIGVPACAPEYRLAPEHRFPAAQDDALAAWCALVRQGLRPRRIVLAGDSAGGGLALSLLAQLCRRGTPPAAAAVFSAWTDMTGSGASCRDNAGSDPFLPAERMPDLVRFALGDHPPEDPRASPLFADFPGCPPVLFQVSAREILFDDSRRFAERLKCEGVEAELQVWPDTPHAWPVFAGRIPEADAALKSAAEFLRASLVPCCA comes from the coding sequence CAAGCTCATGATCCGCACGATCGTGAAGCCGCGGCTCAGGGCCACGCGCGATCCTCTTACAGCGCGGCGGGAATTCGAGTTCAGCGCCCGCCGTCTTCTGGCCGGACCGCGAGGAACCGCGATGCAGCGCATCGCGGCCGACCCGCCTGTGCCGCCGCTCACGTGGTTTACTCCTGACCGCGTCGAGCCAAGTGCGGCGCTTCTGTATTTCCATGGCGGCGGCTACACTGCGGGGTCGCCCATGACCCATCGGGGAATCATCTGCCGCCTTGCGCGGCGCATAGGTGTTCCGGCCTGCGCGCCTGAATACCGGCTCGCCCCCGAACACCGCTTCCCGGCCGCGCAGGACGACGCTTTGGCTGCGTGGTGCGCGCTCGTCCGTCAGGGCCTCCGGCCAAGGCGAATTGTGCTGGCCGGCGACAGCGCGGGCGGCGGGCTCGCCCTCTCGCTTCTGGCGCAACTCTGCCGAAGGGGAACACCGCCCGCCGCCGCCGCTGTCTTTTCCGCCTGGACAGATATGACCGGCTCGGGCGCTTCCTGCCGCGACAACGCCGGGTCCGATCCGTTCCTTCCCGCCGAAAGGATGCCCGACCTTGTGCGCTTCGCGCTTGGTGACCACCCTCCCGAGGATCCCCGCGCTTCACCACTTTTCGCCGACTTCCCTGGCTGCCCGCCGGTGTTGTTCCAAGTCTCGGCGCGCGAGATCCTTTTTGACGATTCACGACGCTTCGCCGAGCGGTTGAAATGCGAGGGCGTGGAGGCGGAGCTTCAGGTCTGGCCTGACACGCCGCATGCCTGGCCCGTCTTCGCGGGACGCATCCCTGAGGCCGATGCCGCACTGAAGTCCGCGGCCGAATTTCTCAGGGCAAGTCTTGTGCCGTGCTGCGCTTAG